The Gemmatimonadota bacterium DNA window TACGACGACGGTCACGGGCGAATGGGGGGCAAGGGAAGTATGCGCCATCGAGGTGCTTGATGGCGAAGGCCCCGTGCTCTGGGGCCTCACGTATCGTTTCACCGCCCAGGTGCTGGCCTGTGCCGGCCACGAGTTGCCGGGCGGATCCGAAGTACAGCTGCGTTAGACCTCAAGGGGTCACCGCGTCAACCTTCAACATGCAGAGGCTTATGACCATGGAACTCTCGTTGTCCGTAAGGGTCGCCGAATCCGTCTTGAACAAGGAAGAAGCCAACCGATCCATGGAACACCTGGCCGACCTGGCTCGGGAGATCGGATATTCCGCCATGTGCATGCGGGCGTCCCAGGCGGGCATAAAGTCGCCGTTGGAACAAATCACCGCGGTCCGGAAGGTGCTCGACGATCGGGGTCTGCCCGTTTCCATGATCACAGGAGACATCCCCATACCCGCGAACGACGAACACGCCCCGGACGCCCTCCGGAACATCACGCCCTACCTGGACCTGGCCGAATTGCTGGACGCCGACCTGATCCGGATCGGCATGAAGACGGAGGAAGATATCGCCTGGGCGCGGTGGGCCTCGGACGAGGCGGACGAACGGGACATCCGGCTGGCCCACCAGTCCCACACCCGCAGCCTGTTCGAA harbors:
- a CDS encoding sugar phosphate isomerase/epimerase, translated to MKTGTLRRRSRANGGQGKYAPSRCLMAKAPCSGASRIVSPPRCWPVPATSCRADPKYSCVRPQGVTASTFNMQRLMTMELSLSVRVAESVLNKEEANRSMEHLADLAREIGYSAMCMRASQAGIKSPLEQITAVRKVLDDRGLPVSMITGDIPIPANDEHAPDALRNITPYLDLAELLDADLIRIGMKTEEDIAWARWASDEADERDIRLAHQSHTRSLFETVEESVSVLKQVGRENFGIIYEPANLDLCGQDYGPETIKRFEPWLFNVYLQNHRLNPKGSMTLNTWVRGPAPHDPVPLQETGGIDFPIIMRTLEEIGYEGYVTVHQAFAELMEPEDAARQSYEYLTSIADF